ACGATAAGTAGACGTCTATTAAACCAATACTTCGGACAGTTTTGCTTTGATTAAAAATAGTCTGGAAGCCTGCAGCGTGGGAAGATGTAGTCAACGACGATAACAGCCCAACACGCCAAAGGCTTCCATGTACTTAATAGAACCCATTCTGCAGCAAATGTCCAGTGTAGCAAAACCGCAACGTAAGTTTATGTTCATCTTGCTAACAACCCTGACGTATCTGCCGGGACGGGTAAATTTCCGAAACCTTGGCCGTTATAGTCCTCTGAATGAAAAAACCTTTTCGAGATGGTTTCGTCGCTCGTTCGATTTTGTTACCTTCAATTTATTGAGCTTGAAGGATTTAACAGATAAGGGTGAATGGTTAGCAGCAATTGATGCCAGCTTTTTACCTAAAAGCGGTCGCAGCAGTTACGGCCTGGACTGGTTTTGGAACGGTTCACAGGGACAGGCTGAACGCGGACTGGAAATTTCACTACTGGCCTTGGTGGATGTGACACACAACACAGCCTATACGCTGTCGGCTTATCAAACGCCCGCTTTGCCCAAAGCACCGAAGGTACCTGAAGTCGTCAAAGAGTCGACCTTAAATAGCGAAACCAAGGTGGCTCAAGATGTCGAGAAGACACCGAAGAGCAAAGCCGAGAAAACGCCCAAAGAAACCCGGATCACCCGGGTAGATAGCTACCTTGATCACGTCAAACGCGATACCAAGGGACTGTTAGGGAAAATCCGTTATCTGGTCGCGGACAGCTTTTACGCGAAGACCAAGTTTATTAATGGCGTGGTGGAACATGGCCTGTACGTGGCCAGTAAGTTACGGCATGATGCCGATCTGCTCTGGTTATATACCGGTGAACAAAAAGCCAAAGGTCGACCTCGCAAGTTTGCAGGCAAAGTGTGTTTTGATGATTTATCACGCTTTGAACTGGCCGGAGAAATCGATGGCCAGCACGTCTATACCGCTATCGTCAATTCGCCAACGTTCAAACGTACTCTGCGGATTGTCTATATCGTGCGAGAAGAAAAAGGCAAAACCTATACGGCATTATTATTTTGCACTGACACTGACTGTGCGGCGCTGGACATCC
Above is a window of Methylobacter sp. S3L5C DNA encoding:
- a CDS encoding transposase, whose translation is MYLIEPILQQMSSVAKPQRKFMFILLTTLTYLPGRVNFRNLGRYSPLNEKTFSRWFRRSFDFVTFNLLSLKDLTDKGEWLAAIDASFLPKSGRSSYGLDWFWNGSQGQAERGLEISLLALVDVTHNTAYTLSAYQTPALPKAPKVPEVVKESTLNSETKVAQDVEKTPKSKAEKTPKETRITRVDSYLDHVKRDTKGLLGKIRYLVADSFYAKTKFINGVVEHGLYVASKLRHDADLLWLYTGEQKAKGRPRKFAGKVCFDDLSRFELAGEIDGQHVYTAIVNSPTFKRTLRIVYIVREEKGKTYTALLFCTDTDCAALDILRYYKARFQIEFVFRDAKQYTGLCDCQATSEAKLDFHFNASLAALNLLRLEDRQQAVEGSGRHVISIASWKTRKFNAHLLERFSCHLGIDFTAIKSSQGFTDLCNYGAIAA